The Sulfurimonas sp. HSL3-2 genome segment AAGAACTGGTAAAACGCGAAAAAGGTCTTATCTTAGTAACAGGTCCTACTGGTAGCGGTAAATCGACTACTCTTGCAGCGATGCTCAATGAGATCAACGAAACTGAGAAAAAACACGTTATCACTGTCGAAGATCCGGTCGAGTTCGTCCATAAGAACAAAAAATGTCTCTTCTCACAAAGAAATGTCGGAACCGATACAAACGGTTTCCATACGGCGCTCAAATACGCACTTCGTCAAGATCCTGACGTTATTCTGATCGGGGAGATGCGTGATAAAGAGACTATCGGTGCTGCGCTAACTGCGGCAGAAACAGGTCACTTGGTCTTTGGAACACTGCACACCAACTCTGCTCCACAGACTATCAACCGTATTATCGACGTTTTCGGTGGAGATGAACAGCCGCAGATCCGTGCACAGCTCTCGACTTCACTGATCGCCGTCATATCCCAAGCGCTTATTCCTCGTATCGGTGGCGGCCGTATTGCAGCGCAAGAGCTTCTAGTCGTTAATCCTGCAATCGCGAACCTTATCCGTGAAGATAAAGTTCACCAGCTTTACTCTCAAATGCAGCTAAACCAACAGGGAACGAATATGACTACGCAGACTCAGGAGATCATAGATTTCCTAAGAAAGAAAATCATCTCCAAAGAGAATGCTATCGGATTCTCAAATCGTCCTGAAGAGCTCATAAAAATGATAGACGGACTGTAATAAAAAAAGTCTTACACGAAGTACCGGGCTGCTGGAAGTAGCTTAGGGTACTTATTCCCCCAAGCAAAAAAATTATGAAGAAGAAGCTCTTACTTTTGAGCTTCTTTTAGTGTGTCTGCGATTAAAAATGCAAGTTCAAGAGCTTGATCTGCATTTAAACGCGGGTCACAATGCGTATGATAACGAGAACTTAGATCCTCTTCAGTCACCACAAATGAACCGCCTATACATTCAGTTACGTTCTTTCCTGTCATCTCTAAGTGTACACCGCCTGCGAATGTTCCCTCAGCTTTATGTACTTGGAAGAACTGTTTCATCTCTGTCAAGATAGAATCGACAGGACGAGTTTTAAAGTTATTAGATGATTTGATAGTGTTACCGTGCATAGGATCACAGCTCCAAACTACTTTCATACCCTCACGTTCGATTGCACGGATAAGTTTCGGCATACCCTCACCTACTTTATCAGCACCCATTCTAACGATGATGTTTAAACGTCCTGCTTCATTTTCAGGGTTCAGTGCTTCAACAAGTCTTACAAGATCATCAGGATCCATTGACGGTCCCGCTTTAACACCGATAGGGTTTTTGATCCCCTTCATATACTCTATATGTGCACCGTCAAGCTGACGTGTTCTGTCGCCTATCCAAAGCATATGCGCAGATGTATCGTACCAGTCACCCGTAAGAGAGTCTTGTCTTGTAAATGCTTCTTCATACGGAAGTAAAAGAGCTTCGTGAGAAGTATAGAAATCTGTCTCTCTTAAAGTTCTGTATGTACTTGATGTAATACCGCACGCTTCCATAAACTTTAATGATCTACCGATATCTTCCGCCAGCTCTTCATATTTTCTACTCATCTCACCCTGTTGAGCAAAATCCAAAGTCCATTTATGAACTTGATGAAGATCAGCCAATCCGCCTGAAGCAAATGCACGTAACAGGTTAAGTGTTGCAGCCGACTGGTTATATGCTTTGATCATTCTCTCAGGATCCGGAACACGAGCCTCTTTTGTAAAGTCGACACCGTTGATGATGTCTCCTCTATATGAGTCAAGAGTAACTCCGTCGATCGTCTCCGTGTCGCTTGAACGAGGTTTTGCAAACTGCCCGCCTAAACGTCCGACTTTAACGACCGGTAATCCGCCTGCATATGTCATAACGACCGACATCTGAAGTATGACTTTAAAAGTATCTCTGATATTTTGTGCATGAAACTCTGAAAAACTCTCTGCACAGTCTCCGCCCTGTAGTAAAAATGCACGGCCGTTTGCGACCTCTGCCAATTGTGCTTTTAATGAACGTGCTTCGCCTGCAAAAACAAGAGGCGGATATCTTTTAAGCTCGTTTAAGACACGATTTAAATGTTCTTGATCTGGATATGTAGGCTGTTGTAAGATCGGCTTTCCTCTCCAGCTTGATGGGCTCCAATTACTCATTTTATAAACCTTATTTACAATAATTTTTTAACTAGAATAGTAACTTTATATAAATACTATTTGATTACAAATTGCGTGATTTTACTAAAAAGTTCCTAAAAGAGCTCTGATTTTAAATTTTAAGGGATACAATTTCCAAAATCAGCCTCTTTAAAAGATATTTTTATACTTAAAAATGTATAATAACATCACTATAAAACATGAAAGTCAAAAAGATGGATAAATCTAATGCAAAAAAATTATTAGAAGAGTTATATAATGATCTCAGTTCTAAGATAGACAGCCAAGAAGGCATCATATCAAAAGATCATCTTCTTGACTTAATGAGATCGACTGTGGATGCCGTTTCAGGCTTGGATTTTGAACTTCCCGATGCTCTTGACAGTTTAAGAAGATCTCTTGATGACGGATTTAAAGATATAGCAAAAGAGAGTATCAAACAGTACGATTCTACAAATAAAAAATTTGAAGAATTAGCATTTAAACATAAGCAGACTATCAATGACTGTAAAGATCCTCTTATTAACTTAGATGATATAACCGATAAGTTTAACGTTATTCAATCACATATGATCGATGAAGTCTTAAAAGCAAATACGCTGATATCCGACCTGACTAAAAAGGTCGAAAAACTTGAGAAGACTTCACAAATAGATCATTTAACAAAAGTTTATAATCGCAAAATGTTATCAGAGCATTTAGCAAACGTCTGTCAGCATCTTCATTTTGCACATGATATACATGTGTTTATGATCGATATTGACGACTTTAAGATCATTAATGATACTTACGGCCATGTCGTCGGAGACAAGGTCCTTATATTCTTGGCAAATATTTTAAGAAAGACACTCCGAGACGGCGATAGAATCTATAGATACGGCGGCGAAGAGTTTGTCGTTATCTTAAACAGGATCAAAAAAACTGAATGTGCAAATGTTGCCAACAGAATCGTATCTTTGATGCAGACAAACAAGCTCATCTATAAAGAGTTAAATATCAATGTGACGGTAAGCCTGGGTGCTACGACTTTGGTAGAGGGAGACACACCTGATTCGCTTATCGCGAGAGCGGACAAAGCACTTTACAAAGCTAAAAAATCTGGAAAAAATAGAATAGCGGTGGATGAAAAAGATGGAAATTAGTTATTTTGATATTATAGTCGGTTCAATAATCTT includes the following:
- a CDS encoding type IV pilus twitching motility protein PilT yields the protein MSQEVQKLDIKKLLKSVVAYKASDLHLVANSEPQIRRDGRLVALNLPVLDGDMITEMAYALLSEKQKKDFEEFNELDFAIMIPDVGRFRSNYYRTMGDIACAFRIIPTDIPSLDDLNAKKIFKELVKREKGLILVTGPTGSGKSTTLAAMLNEINETEKKHVITVEDPVEFVHKNKKCLFSQRNVGTDTNGFHTALKYALRQDPDVILIGEMRDKETIGAALTAAETGHLVFGTLHTNSAPQTINRIIDVFGGDEQPQIRAQLSTSLIAVISQALIPRIGGGRIAAQELLVVNPAIANLIREDKVHQLYSQMQLNQQGTNMTTQTQEIIDFLRKKIISKENAIGFSNRPEELIKMIDGL
- a CDS encoding 3-deoxy-7-phosphoheptulonate synthase class II, translating into MSNWSPSSWRGKPILQQPTYPDQEHLNRVLNELKRYPPLVFAGEARSLKAQLAEVANGRAFLLQGGDCAESFSEFHAQNIRDTFKVILQMSVVMTYAGGLPVVKVGRLGGQFAKPRSSDTETIDGVTLDSYRGDIINGVDFTKEARVPDPERMIKAYNQSAATLNLLRAFASGGLADLHQVHKWTLDFAQQGEMSRKYEELAEDIGRSLKFMEACGITSSTYRTLRETDFYTSHEALLLPYEEAFTRQDSLTGDWYDTSAHMLWIGDRTRQLDGAHIEYMKGIKNPIGVKAGPSMDPDDLVRLVEALNPENEAGRLNIIVRMGADKVGEGMPKLIRAIEREGMKVVWSCDPMHGNTIKSSNNFKTRPVDSILTEMKQFFQVHKAEGTFAGGVHLEMTGKNVTECIGGSFVVTEEDLSSRYHTHCDPRLNADQALELAFLIADTLKEAQK
- a CDS encoding GGDEF domain-containing protein; the protein is MDKSNAKKLLEELYNDLSSKIDSQEGIISKDHLLDLMRSTVDAVSGLDFELPDALDSLRRSLDDGFKDIAKESIKQYDSTNKKFEELAFKHKQTINDCKDPLINLDDITDKFNVIQSHMIDEVLKANTLISDLTKKVEKLEKTSQIDHLTKVYNRKMLSEHLANVCQHLHFAHDIHVFMIDIDDFKIINDTYGHVVGDKVLIFLANILRKTLRDGDRIYRYGGEEFVVILNRIKKTECANVANRIVSLMQTNKLIYKELNINVTVSLGATTLVEGDTPDSLIARADKALYKAKKSGKNRIAVDEKDGN